The following proteins are encoded in a genomic region of Drosophila willistoni isolate 14030-0811.24 chromosome 3R, UCI_dwil_1.1, whole genome shotgun sequence:
- the LOC6647325 gene encoding histone-lysine N-methyltransferase Su(var)3-9 isoform X1: MATAETQVSVNTNLQKQDLSNLEISNLTPLSPEVISRQATINIGTIGHVAHGKSTVVKAISGVQTVRFKNELERNITIKLERLSEKKIQKLLLSKQQREIYELKQRERLMDLKFKTKTRRSMRLMEQVELDRSRDRRSRSQSSTSPCSSGYGSVLGSDDQQEQHQVSKSLKRRRSQIESSSTPPPSAKRAKDNVGLVVPKQKPPKGEYVVEYIESVEVKRYEPVFYVKWLGYDKSSNTWETLENLTNCKALDEFVESKLKFYEKYVTQVLEELEEQLKTLENKENFTIRQIDGFEPMKLQLDLILLAQYRASGSRSLVERARITERALSLMRLKNSHSQRCQQLIELAKFEERINKVEEPSPPIRVENHVDLDTIDSGFNYIKNNILCASIPNPEGGLLGCKCHDDGSDEAAECTPSSRCCGRLAGERFAYDRATKRLRLQPGHAIYECNSRCSCDSSCSNRLIQHGRKHELVLFKTSNGSGWGVRTPHALRKGEFICEYIGEIITSDEANERGKIYDDRGRTYLFDLDYNVAQESEYTIDAANYGNISHFINHSCDPNLAVFPCWIEHLNVALPRLVFFTLRPIKAGEELSFDYIRADNEEIPYENLSKAARVECRCGADNCRKVLF, translated from the exons ATGGCCACGGCTGAAACTCAAGTCAGTGTGAATACAAATTTGCAAAAGCAGGATCTTAGCAATTTG GAAATTAGCAATCTTACACCTCTCTCGCCTGAGGTCATCTCCCGTCAGGCCACCATCAACATTGGAACAATCGGTCATGTAGCCCACGGTAAATCTACGGTGGTTAAGGCCATTTCTGGCGTCCAGACCGTTCGATTCAAAAATGAATTGGAACGCAACATTACGATTAAACTCG AACGCTTAAGCGAAAAGAAAATCCAAAAACTTTTGCTATCCAAACAGCAGCGAGAAATCTATGAGCTTAAGCAGCGAGAGAGACTTATGGACTTGAAGTTTAAAACAAAGACAAGGAGGAGCATGCGCCTTATGGAGCAGGTGGAATTGGACAGATCACGAGATCGTCGCAGTCGGAGTCAGAGTTCTACAAGTCCATGTAGCAGTGGCTATGGCAGCGTATTGGGCTCCGATGATCAGCAGGAACAACATCAGGTATCTAAATCACTGAAGAGACGACGTAGCCAAATAGAGTCATCTTCAACCCCTCCACCATCGGCAAAGCGAGCTAAGGACAATGTTGGCCTGGTAGTTCCAAAACAGAAGCCACCCAAGGGCGAATACGTCGTGGAGTATATTGAATCGGTTGAGGTGAAGCGTTATGAGCCCGTTTTCTATGTGAAATGGTTGGGCTATGACAAGAGTAGCAACACCTGGGAAACTTTGGAAAATCTGACTAATTGTAAGGCTTTGGACGAATTTGTGGaaagcaaattgaaattttatgaaaaGTATGTTACTCAAGTATTGGAGGAATTGGAGGAGCAGTTGAAAACGCTAGAAAATAAGGAGAATTTTACCATAAGGCAAATAGATGGATTTGAACCAATGAAACTGCAATTGGATCTTATATTGCTGGCTCAATATCGGGCATCGGGTAGTCGTAGCCTTGTGGAACGTGCACGCATCACCGAAAGAGCTCTGTCATTGATGCGATTGAAGAACTCTCATAGCCAAAGATGTCAGCAACTGATTGAATTGGCCAAGTTTGAGGAGCGCATAAATAAAGTGGAGGAACCATCGCCACCGATTCGTGTGGAAAACCATGTAGATCTAGATACTATTGATTCGGGTTTTAACTACATAAAGAATAACATTTTGTGTGCGAGCATACCAAACCCGGAAGGAGGGCTCTTGGGTTGCAAATGCCATGATGATGGGTCAGACGAGGCAGCAGAGTGTACTCCGTCTAGTCGCTGCTGTGGCCGGTTGGCGGGTGAACGATTTGCCTACGATCGGGCCACAAAACGATTGCGCCTGCAACCTGGCCATGCCATCTATGAGTGCAACAGTCGTTGTTCCTGCGACTCGTCGTGCTCGAATCGACTGATCCAACACGGACGCAAGCATGAATTGGTTCTCTTCAAGACCAGCAACGGCAGTGGCTGGGGTGTACGCACTCCACATGCATTGCGCAAAGGTGAATTTATCTGCGAATATATTGGCGAAATTATAACCAGTGATGAGGCCAACGAAAGGGGAAAGATCTACGACGATCGCGGTCGCACATATCTCTTCGATTTGGATTACAATGTGGCCCAGGAGAGCGAGTATACCATCGATGCGGCCAATTATGGCAATATTTCGCACTTTATCAATCATTCGTGTGATCCCAATTTGGCCGTATTCCCCTGCTGGATCGAGCACTTGAATGTTGCCCTGCCACGTTTGGTTTTCTTCACACTGCGTCCCATTAAGGCTGGCGAGGAACTCAGCTTTGACTATATTCGTGCGGACAATGAGGAGATTCCCTATGAGAACCTATCGAAGGCCGCGCGTGTCGAATGCCGTTGTGGCGCTGACAATTGTCGAAAGGttttattttaa
- the LOC6647326 gene encoding LOW QUALITY PROTEIN: putative mediator of RNA polymerase II transcription subunit 26 (The sequence of the model RefSeq protein was modified relative to this genomic sequence to represent the inferred CDS: substituted 1 base at 1 genomic stop codon), whose amino-acid sequence MYFLALLAFIGNAKDGNAVSSSLIPGGHCRDYNGKLYETGMHYMPGPDSCRLCICDSGLPKACKMVLCEAFSKCKSFQTVGSGNNCCEVICLDDQFSDGSTDFGIXLVASGITATLSLSLLFFLVNRLRQRKMRARENRQNAEDQRSIVGSIGYIAGNMGYMEGNLSAIDYSYGGAATHYPLWKPHFPRGEAPPPYEEAVAISQAEALSAQCTVSIPAGSSQRGIVMATQQQVQQHQQTVQLQQVQAHQQHLQQHQHTLQLHTQPQQHHPPYTQQLVPVAQHPQPQAQSHQLQHHHAQLAAAAAVAAGSAAQPATATAVSVLPQTNQYTQSTTNLINININSGGVTTIATGENHQPPYSLQSDEPSQSSLCLQTLPKPQPQATQLPSAECSYKNCHLNISASVTAGSAHMAHTGRRTTATATSTPRGSQELLNQFPQQHQQQQQQQQQQYLTVADVEINASSSAASFHTLPVSSGELIATPTHTQNQLLQQQQQQHLQQQQHQQQQQQQQQQQIMPAIEILQPLEIATITSPTPTSMTDSVTQTRQQQQQQQTQQQQQQQQLATGSKTPSSSRRYHRTIPRYFALADPLQVQLKPKSNSSNASSSTDVAKMNNGTATTSKKPMCQCPIQHVPMSYMGSNVHANANANAFKLFTSSASSTSSPTCSLSPAGGVRHAATLAYGQRAKSSTNLQLQQELIPVSGATLKRLSCAHESMKIATISKQVGDDHHTHASSVSSVSSGGVNVSAIIPPPPLQHAEEVSAPPIVLGRVQKRSSSSSTTDRGRSSSGGRSALSSGVGGNNTGADSLSTAYLNRKVDAYLSLTQKQQQHFYNQQQQQQQKQHQQQQQQQQQQIDQSNPTLPPKLYKSLTNLKSATGPSTSNNSSVSTIYTLSKPSSSMSLASSSTTGAAATTTTTTSGTGQRKEQPTPTLTLPPTSPAAASEKITSGKINSSTFYPLANHVTYTLPKHISGKVSLNSTINSVVSKVPSVISIPPMENNNGQGGGAATTSSSLSKSTTLPKILRVKRDPTPANPSSNNSNEKSGLAIAHCQMPSYPLSTLKTATTSAAASGNGRSPSKQLPVCTTSKNCLNPKEHFLPNDTSLDDDYLSECENCKIAQSAKYYLDAELSGGTGANSSSPHETMTLQRKSLEETKEEPHDSYYRSSHTLPSNAKKHGPNKNNNREAWQFSTIPAASSSDEDVNE is encoded by the exons ATGGAAATGCTGTCAGCTCTAGCCTTATACCCGGCGGACATTGCCGGGATTACAATGGCAAGCTTTACGAGACGGGCATGCATTATATGCCCGGACCGGATTCGTGTCGTTTGTGCATCTGTGACAGCGGTTTGCCCAAGGCATGCAAAATGGTGCTTTGTGAGGCATTTAGCAAATGCAAATCCTTTCAAACTGTGGGCAGTGGCAACAATTGCTGTGAGGTGATCTGCTTAGATGATCAATTCAGCGATGGGAGTACAGATTTTGGCATTTGACTGGTGGCCAGTGGCATAACAGCCACATTGTCGCTCTCTCTGCTCTTCTTTCTGGTCAATCGTTTAAGGCAACGCAAGATGAGGGCCAGGGAGAATCGCCAAAATGCCGAAGATCAACGCAGCATTGTGGGAAGCATTGG TTACATTGCCGGCAATATGGGCTATATGGAGGGCAATCTGAGTGCCATAGATTATTCGTATGGCGGAGCAGCCACCCATTATCCTTTGTGGAAACCGCATTTTCCCCGTGGCGAAGCCCCACCACCGTATGAAGAGGCTGTTGCCATATCCCAGGCCGAGGCATTGAGTGCCCAGTGTACCGTAAGCATACCTGCGGGCAGTTCCCAACGAGGCATAGTTATGGCCACCCAACAACAGGTtcaacagcatcagcagacAGTGCAGCTACAACAGGTCCAGGCCCATCAGCAACATctgcagcagcaccagcacaCATTGCAGTTGCATACCCAACCGCAGCAACATCATCCACCTTACACCCAGCAATTGGTTCCGGTTGCGCAGCATCCCCAACCGCAAGCACAATCCCATCAACTGCAACACCATCATGCTCAGTTGGCTGCCGCTGCGGCAGTGGCTGCTGGTTCTGCGGCTCAACCGGCCACAGCAACTGCTGTCTCGGTGTTGCCACAGACAAATCAGTATACCCAAAGTACcacaaatttaattaacatcAATATAAATAGTGGTGGAGTGACAACCATTGCCACGGGAGAGAATCATCAGCCACCGTATAGTTTACAGAGCGACGAGCCTTCTCAATCGTCACTTTGCCTGCAGACATTGCCCAAGCCACAGCCACAGGCAACACAACTTCCCTCGGCCGAGTGTAGCTATAAGAATTGCCATTTAAATATCAGTGCAAGTGTCACGGCAGGATCGGCACATATGGCACACACTGGTCGAAGGACAACTGCGACAGCAACATCCACGCCTCGTGGCTCACAGGAGCTACTTAATCAATTTCcccagcagcatcaacagcaacaacaacaacaacaacagcaatatcTTACTGTTGCCGATGTGGAAATCAATGCTAGTTCAAGTGCGGCAAGTTTTCATACTCTACCAGTGTCGTCGGGAGAGCTAATTGCCacacccactcacacacaaaacCAACTgcttcaacaacaacaacaacaacacctgcagcaacagcagcatcaacaacagcaacagcagcagcagcagcagcaaataatGCCCGCCATAGAAATATTACAACCATTGGAAATTGCAACAATAACATCGCCAACGCCCACGTCTATGACGGATTCAGTTACTCAGAcccgacaacagcaacaacagcagcagacacagcaacaacaacaacaacaacaattggcTACGGGTTCCAAGACGCCTTCAAGTTCGCGACGTTATCATCGCACGATCCCACGTTACTTTGCCTTGGCCGATCCCCTGCAAGTGCAATTGAAACCCAAGTCCAATAGCTCCAATGCCAGTTCCAGCACGGATGTGGCCAAGATGAACAATGGCACAGCAACGACAAGCAAAAAACCCATGTGCCAATGCCCGATTCAACATGTGCCCATGTCATATATGGGCAGTAATGTCcatgccaatgccaatgccaatgcctTTAAATTGTTCACCTCCTCCGCCTCCTCCACCTCGAGTCCCACATGTTCATTGTCGCCGGCTGGTGGGGTGCGACACGCTGCCACCTTGGCGTACGGTCAGCGAGCCAAATCGTCAACGAATCTGCAACTGCAGCAGGAACTCATTCCGGTCAGTGGGGCCACATTGAAGCGTCTCAGTTGTGCGCATGAGTCCATGAAAATTGCTACCATTTCGAAACAGGTGGGCGATGATCATCACACCCATGCGTCATCGGTCAGTTCGGTATCGAGTGGTGGTGTCAATGTGTCGGCAATTATTCCACCGCCCCCACTGCAGCATGCCGAAGAGGTGTCGGCGCCACCCATTGTCTTGGGACGTGTCCAGAAGCGTTCGTCGTCGAGTTCGACCACAGATCGGggacgcagcagcagcggcggacGCAGTGCATTGTCGTCGGGGGTAGGGGGCAATAATACTGGAGCCGATAGTCTCTCCACTGCCTATTTGAATCGAAAG GTTGATGCCTACTTGAGTTTGACAcagaaacaacagcaacatttctataaccagcagcagcaacagcaacaaaagcaacatcagcagcagcaacagcaacaacagcaacaaatcgATCAAAGCAATCCAACTTTACCACCGAAACTCTACAAAAGCCTAACGAATTTAAAATCAGCCACTGGACCAAGCACTAGCAACAACAGTTCAGTGTCCACAATCTATACGTTAAGCAAACCATCATCCTCAATGTCGTTGGCATCATCGTCGAcaacaggagcagcagcaacaacaacaacaacaacgagtgGTACCGGTCAACGTAAGGAGCAACCGACACCAACATTAACACTGCCACCAACAAGTCCTGCAGCTGCCTCAGAGAAAATAACAAGTGGCAAAATCAATTCAAGCACGTTCTATCCATTGGCCAATCATGTTACCTATACCCTGCCCAAGCACATCAGTGGCAAGGTATCGCTAAACAGCACCATCAACAGTGTGGTCAGTAAAGTGCCCTCAGTCATTAGCATACCACCCATGGAGAATAACAATGGTCAGGGCGGAGGAGCTgcaaccaccagcagcagcctTAGTAAGAGCACAACACTGCCAAAGATATTGAGAGTGAAGCGTGATCCAACGCCAGCAAATCCATCATCGAATAATAGCAATGAGAAGTCTGGTTTGGCCATTGCCCACTGCCAGATGCCAAGCTATCCACTGAGTACCCTGAAAACAGCAACTACAAGTGCTGCTGCTTCTGGCAATGGTCGTTCGCCTTCGAAGCAACTGCCAGTGTGCACCACATCGAAGAATTGCCTTAATCCCAAGGAGCATTTCTTGCCCAACGACACCAGTCTGGATGATGATTACCTCAGCGAATGCGAGAATTGCAAAATTGCCCAGAGTGCCAAGTATTATCTGGATGCCGAGCTAAGCGGTGGGACTGGCGCCAATTCGTCCTCGCCCCATGAGACAATGACACTGCAACGCAAATCACTGGAGGAGACCAAGGAGGAGCCTCATGATAGCTACTATCGTAGCTCCCATACGCTGCCCAGTAATGCCAAGAAGCATGG ACCGAATAAGAATAACAATCGTGAAGCCTGGCAATTCTCAACAATTCCTGCAGCCAGCTCTTCGGATGAGGATGTTAACGAATGA
- the LOC6647325 gene encoding eukaryotic translation initiation factor 2 subunit 3 isoform X2, with the protein MATAETQVSVNTNLQKQDLSNLEISNLTPLSPEVISRQATINIGTIGHVAHGKSTVVKAISGVQTVRFKNELERNITIKLGYANAKIYKCDNPKCPRPASFVSDGSSKDDSMPCARPACSGRFRLVRHVSFVDCPGHDILMATMLNGAAVMDAALLLIAGNESCPQPQTSEHLAAIEIMKLKQILILQNKIDLVKESQAKEQYEEITKFVQGTVAEGAPIIPISAQLKYNIDVLCEYIVNKIPVPQRDFNAPPRLIVIRSFDVNKPGCEVQDLKGGVAGGSILSGVLKVGQEIEVRPGVVTKDSDGNITCRPIFSRIVSLFAEQNELQYAVPGGLIGVGTKIDPTLCRADRLVGQVLGAVGNLPDIYIELEISYYLLRRLLGVRTDGDKKGARVEKLQRNEILLVNIGSLSTGGRISATKGDLAKIVLTTPVCTEKGEKIALSRRVENHWRLIGWGQIFGGKTITPVLDSQPAKK; encoded by the exons ATGGCCACGGCTGAAACTCAAGTCAGTGTGAATACAAATTTGCAAAAGCAGGATCTTAGCAATTTG GAAATTAGCAATCTTACACCTCTCTCGCCTGAGGTCATCTCCCGTCAGGCCACCATCAACATTGGAACAATCGGTCATGTAGCCCACGGTAAATCTACGGTGGTTAAGGCCATTTCTGGCGTCCAGACCGTTCGATTCAAAAATGAATTGGAACGCAACATTACGATTAAACTCG GTTATGCCAATGCCAAAATTTACAAGTGCGATAATCCCAAGTGCCCGCGTCCGGCTAGTTTTGTATCGGATGGTTCTAGCAAGGATGATAGCATGCCCTGTGCCCGGCCCGCCTGCTCTGGACGTTTTCGTTTGGTCCGCCATGTCAGTTTTGTGGATTGCCCTGGTCACGACATTCTTATGGCCACTATGTTGAACGGTGCTGCTGTCATGGATGCCGCTCTCCTACTTATTGCAG GTAACGAATCCTGTCCACAACCACAAACCTCTGAGCATTTGGCTGCCATTGAGATTATGAAACTCAAACAGATATTGATTTTGCAAAACAAAATCGATTTGGTCAAGGAGAGTCAAGCGAAGGAGCAATATGAGGAGATCACCAAATTTGTCCAGGGCACAGTGGCCGAGGGAGCACCGATTATACCCATTTCAGCTCAGCTAAAATACAATATTGATGTGCTGTGCGAGTATATTGTGAATAAGATTCCTGTGCCGCAGCGGGACTTTAATGCGCCGCCTCGCCTGATTGTTATCCGATCATTCGATGTCAACAAGCCCGGCTGTGAGGTTCAAGATCTGAAGGGTGGTGTGGCCGGTGGTTCCATATTGAGCGGTGTTCTCAAAGTGGGCCAGGAGATCGAAGTGCGTCCCGGTGTGGTCACCAAAGACAGTGATGGCAATATCACCTGTCGACCAATCTTTTCGCGCATTGTATCGCTCTTTGCTGAACAAAATGAACTGCAGTATGCTGTGCCCGGTGGTCTCATTGGTGTGGGCACCAAAATTGATCCCACCTTGTGCAGGGCTGATCGTCTTGTGGGTCAAGTCCTGGGAGCCGTTGGAAATTTACCCGACATTTACATTGAATTGGAAATTTCCTATTATCTGCTGCGTCGCCTGCTCGGCGTACGCACGGATGGCGACAAGAAGGGAGCGCGTGTTGAGAAACTCCAGCGTAATGAAATTCTATTGGTTAACATTGGATCGCTCAGCACTGGCGGTCGTATTTCGGCCACAAAGGGCGATTTGGCTAAGATTGTGCTCACAACGCCCGTGTGCACAGAGAAGGGAGAGAAGATTGCCCTTAGTAGGCGTGTAGAGAATCATTGGCG TTTGATCGGTTGGGGTCAGATCTTTGGCGGTAAGACAATCACACCCGTTTTGGATAGCCAGCCAGCGAAGAAGTAG
- the LOC6647324 gene encoding transmembrane protein 192: MDRPFSGAAVGAQPINNADTDELLDPVLFSNSTSGYKLKTVPAFSLHLFISTAISAVGVALAVLMPEDKRCDAYFIMLYLRATFWVITYIFDHFVKKQHDNLRLSGFHDFHRETNMQKGIPLQVVSLWNSMLLAVQALIHHYYGTDFYTHCAAGWLSPVSYVTAFTISENIVLAATHGCYIDKVRKFNKAKLAPDVLRGSDRAAGSLGLMQPGNTAELLEKQADLISYLRDHTHKLNQRLHQMQTSVRSTRIPEIH, from the exons atggaTAGGCCATTCAGTGGAGCGGCTGTTGGAGCTCAGCCAATAAATAATGCAGATACAGATGAACTATTGGACCCGGTGCTTTTTTCAAACTCTACCAGCGGCTATAAATTGAAAACTGTGCCTGCATTTAG CCTTCATTTGTTCATCTCGACTGCAATTTCCGCTGTGGGCGTTGCACTGGCTGTTCTGATGCCAGAGGACAAGCGATGCGATGCTTATTTCATAATGCTCTATCTTCGCGCCACCTTTTGGGtgattacatat ATCTTTGACCACTTTGTCAAGAAGCAGCATGATAATCTTCGTCTCAGTGGTTTCCACGACTTTCACCGTGAAACGAATATGCAAAAGGGCATTCCCCTGCAAGTGGTTTCGCTGTGGAACTCCATGTTGTTGGCTGTTCAAGCTTTGATTCATCATTACTATGGCACTGATTTCTATACACACTGTGCAGCCGGTTGGTTATCGCCTGTGAGTTATGTGACAGCTTTTACCATATCAGAGAATATTGTTCTAGCTGCCACACATGGTTGCTATATTG ACAAAGTACGCAAATTCAACAAGGCGAAATTGGCTCCTGATGTTCTACGAGGCTCTGACCGTGCCGCTGGCTCTTTGGGCCTCATGCAACCGGGAAATACTGCCGAATTACTGGAAAAGCAGGCCGATCTCATTAGCTATCTGCGCGATCATACACACAAATTGAATCAAAGATTGCATCAAATGCAAACCTCTGTGCGTTCGACAAGAATTCCAGAAATTCActaa